GGCCGTGTTCAGGGCGGTTTCCCAACGGTCCAGTCGCGATACGCCATCACCCATGCTGCGGGCAAAATCCGTCACCGCCTGCGGCCCACCCAACTGGCTGATAATCAGATTGGCGGCAGTATTGTCGCTGTAGGTCATGGCCGCATGGCAAATCTCGCCAAGGCTCATGCCTTCCGGTTTACCGGCAAACGCTTTGGAAATCGGTGAGTAACTCACTACATCCTGCTGGTTAAAGGTCAGGCGCTGTGTCAGCGACAGCCTGCCTTCATCCACCTGCTTCAGAATGGCGCTGCAGGCCAGCACCTTGAAGGTGCTGCACATGGCAAAGCGCTCGTTGCCACGATGGCTCCAGCCCATGCCCGTATCGGTATCCAGCAGGCTCACGCCAATTTTTCCCTGCAGTTTTCTTTCTCCGTTGCGCACGGCCTCAGCAAGGCCCGGGTGCTCCGCGGCCAGTGTGAGCGGGGAAAGCGCTGCACCGCATAGTGCAGCAAGTGCCAGCACACTGCTGTGGCTAAGAAACTGTCGGCGACTCGATGGCATGGGGTGTCTCCTGATAGTTAATCTAGGGTTTCAGTGAAAGAAGAGAGCAGGGAGTGCCGGGTGTATGGCACAAATACAATGGCACTTCCCTGATATTTTCTGCCCTGGCCAGGGAGTAAAAGGATTCTAGAGATGTACGGATGGCTCAGGCAAAGTATCTTATTTTGCCTCTGGTATTAGTTTTTTTAGGGTCGAATGTTTTTGGAATGTTAAGCCACGACGCCTGATAAGGAGCTTTGCATGCAGCGTCCGCATTTGCCGTTAAAAGCGCTGTTAGCTTT
This Pokkaliibacter sp. MBI-7 DNA region includes the following protein-coding sequences:
- the bla gene encoding class A beta-lactamase, yielding MPSSRRQFLSHSSVLALAALCGAALSPLTLAAEHPGLAEAVRNGERKLQGKIGVSLLDTDTGMGWSHRGNERFAMCSTFKVLACSAILKQVDEGRLSLTQRLTFNQQDVVSYSPISKAFAGKPEGMSLGEICHAAMTYSDNTAANLIISQLGGPQAVTDFARSMGDGVSRLDRWETALNTAIDNDPRDTTTPEAMTSNLQRLLLGDVLSTASQQQLGQWLRDNTTGGSRIRKGVPKTWQVGDKTGSGDNGTANDVAILWPPGQKPLLLSIYITQAKADWDACSAVIAGISAAIAAEYAASHKPLISA